One part of the Olleya sp. YS genome encodes these proteins:
- a CDS encoding hemerythrin domain-containing protein gives MTIFESIRKDHDTQRELLDRLVKTSGDTSDRDMLYKKLKNQLEIHAQAEERHFYKPLISNDMMQEKARHGIAEHHEIDELIEQLDNTDYSSSAWLKIAKDLKEKVEHHLEDEEHTFFQLAGKVFTDKQKEELAEAYKSYMHKNL, from the coding sequence CACGATACCCAAAGGGAGTTATTAGACCGTCTTGTTAAAACCTCAGGAGATACTAGTGATAGAGACATGCTATACAAAAAATTGAAAAATCAACTCGAAATCCATGCTCAAGCTGAAGAACGTCACTTTTACAAACCATTAATTAGCAATGATATGATGCAGGAAAAAGCAAGACACGGTATTGCAGAGCATCATGAAATTGATGAGTTAATCGAACAACTTGACAATACAGACTATAGCTCTTCTGCTTGGTTAAAAATAGCTAAAGATTTAAAAGAGAAAGTTGAGCATCACCTAGAAGATGAAGAACATACATTTTTTCAATTAGCAGGAAAAGTGTTTACCGACAAACAAAAAGAAGAATTAGCAGAAGCTTACAAATCTTATATGCACAAAAACTTATAG